One window of the Mixophyes fleayi isolate aMixFle1 chromosome 6, aMixFle1.hap1, whole genome shotgun sequence genome contains the following:
- the TMC6 gene encoding transmembrane channel-like protein 6, giving the protein MSVTFLVDIPEVLEESSPYDECEVHNSFSSVIQDAENRTLLELQPLNGNTGDQYPTQGDHHVATMRILANMPSRTIGRCKGAMLSEYYNRTVRKRQSKKRPSLYNMQRSARPSVRHREESIEAEEEHQRLLVSELQKTSGTQRIYLLKSFPLSLRVKRELRYLTIDGGGTWKRRNVNSCCSYITDNISMTTHKCWLSFLSALYALRPWQVALKQIGGRFGSSVLSYFLFLQTLLGFNIFMSLLCLLFIVIPQAVHPHVSPNLRSFTSLELFTGAGYFTNTLMYYGYYSNFTLNDGCSSGYNTSVCPSGKAWLPYHIPLAYLFTVGVGFLSTCIILVYRMSCSFGENFRVGFFSGDLALKVFSAWDFKVTRIRSVQRQKENIHMQLKELLCEHQQNIYRDDLRKKLHSVFVHILSWALCLGSWLGSAVAVYLLAEHLHQDHRMRLKQSREQEVEAMLLPLPLAVSLFNLLLPYLYCALALWERLDSPILEVYLAICRNLILKVVILGVLCYHWLSRKAPYLENMCWETFVGQELYRFVIMDFIFTLLDTLFGELLWRLILEKRSKQKSRLEFDIARNVLELIYGQTLAWLGVLFCPLIPVVQTLKLLLLFYIKKASLMRNCRSPRKPWRASHMSTTFLTLLCFPSFLGASVFLSYAVWSMKPSDCGPFRSLNTMYEAGKLYIKKMEVSNPQLGWVSWIYHYLWENTFFIYLASGILLIVIYFHIQIVNGQRKIIKLLKEQIGNEGEDKRFLINRLHSVYEKRTMQTKPTVGKK; this is encoded by the exons ATGTCTGTCACTTTCCTTGTGGACATTCCAGAGGTCCTGGAGGAATCCAG CCCTTATGATGAGTGTGAAGTGCACAATTCCTTCAGCAGTGTTATTCAAGATGCAGAGAATAGAACATTACTGGAACTTCAGCCACTTAATGGCAATACAG GGGACCAATATCCGACACAAGGTGACCACCACGTGGCCACCATGAGAATCCTTGCCAATATGCCAAGTCGTACTATTG GACGCTGCAAAGGGGCTATGTTATCCGAGTATTATAACCGCACAGTGAGGAAACGAcaatcaaagaagcgtccgtctTTGTACAATATGCAACGTAGCGCAAGACCCAGTGTACGGCACAGAGAAGAATCTATAGAAGCAGAAGAGG AACATCAAAGGTTGCTGGTGTCAGAACTGCAGAAGACTTCGGGAACCCAGCGCATCTACCTGCTTAAGAGCTTTCCTCTAAGCCTTCGTGTGAAAAGGGAATTGAG GTACTTGACCATAGATGGCGGTGGGACATGGAAGCGAAGGAATGTAAACTCTTGCTGCAGCTACATAACTGATAACATCAGTATG ACTACACATAAATGTTGGCTCTCATTCCTTTCTGCACTCTACGCTTTGCGACCTTGGCAGGTGGCTCTGAAGCAGATTGGTGGGCGATTTGGATCCAGTGtcctttcatattttctttttctacagACTCTTCTGGGATTTAACATTTTCATGAGTCTTTTGTGCCTGTTGTTCATTGTCATTCCGCAGGCTGTGCATCCTCATGTTTCCCCAAACCTACGTTCTTTCACCAGTCTGGAGCTTTTCACAGGAGCT GGTTATTTTACCAATACCCTCATGTATTATGGGTATTACAGCAACTTTACCCTAAATGATGGCTGCTCCTCAGGGTACAACACGTCTGTGTGTCCTAGCGGCAAGGCCTGGCTTCCCTACCATATACCTTTGGCTTATCTGTTTACAGTGGGAGTCGGTTTTCTAAGCACATGTATTATTTTGGTGTATAG aatgtCTTGTTCATTTGGTGAGAACTTCAGAGTAGGGTTTTTCTCTGGAGATCTGGCTTTAAAAGTTTTCAGTGCTTGGGATTTCAAAGTGACCCGAATCCGCTCTGTGCAGAGGCAGAAGGAGAATATTCACATGCAGCTAAAG GAGTTGCTGTGCGAGCATCAGCAGAATATATATCGTGATGACCTGAGAAAGAAGTTGCATAGTGTGTTTGTCCATATCCTGTCATGGGCTTTGTGTTTGGGCAGCTGGCTGGGGTCCGCAGTTGCTGTTTACCTCCTTGCAGAACATCTACACCAG GATCATCGGATGCGACTGAAACAAAGCAGAGAGCAAGAAGTGGAGGCAATGCTGCTGCCACTGCCATTGGCTGTGTCGCTGTTTAATCTACTACTACCATACTTGTACTGTGCTCTGGCGCTTTGGGAGAGGCTGGATTCCCCCATTCTGGAAGTATATCTCGCCATCTGCAG AAATCTTATACTGAAGGTTGTTATCCTTGGTGTTTTATGTTATCACTGGTTAAGCAGGAAAGCGCCATACCTGGAGAATATG TGCTGGGAAACATTTGTTGGACAGGAGCTGTATCGCTTTGTGataatggattttatttttactctgctgGACACTCTCTTTGGAGAGCTGCTTTGGAG GTTAATCCTGGAAAAGAGAAGCAAACAAAAGTCCCGGCTGGAGTTTGACATTGCACGAAACGTGCTGGAACTGATTTATGGACAAACCTTGGCTTG GCTGGGTGTTCTGTTTTGTCCTCTCATTCCGGTTGTCCAGACATTGAAACTGCTTCTCTTGTTTTACATAAAGAAG GCCAGCCTGATGAGGAACTGTCGCTCACCAAGGAAACCCTGGAGAGCCTCACATATGAGCACCACCTTCCTCACACTGCTTTGCTTTCCCTCCTTCCTAGGGGCATCTGTATTCCTCTCCTATGCAGTATGGTC AATGAAACCCTCGGACTGTGGTCCATTCCGTTCTCTCAATACTATGTATGAAGCTGGGAAGCTCTATATCAAGAAGATGGAGGTGTCAAACCCTCAGCTAGGCTGGGTCAGCTGGATTTATCACTACCTTTGGGAGAATACATTCTTCATCTACCTGGCATCTGGAATCCTGCT